From a region of the Anoplopoma fimbria isolate UVic2021 breed Golden Eagle Sablefish chromosome 16, Afim_UVic_2022, whole genome shotgun sequence genome:
- the gpa33b gene encoding cell surface A33 antigen produces the protein MNTKRHFGWRKLFLLVTVLPCCRSLQVSIAEKEYEVARGGDITMTCTFIPARPVTNALVLTWEGNPDNDGEPMLSVATYFLNNPIDIAPGYDGRAFVEVDVKNQVSTLRLTNVNMQDSRSYQCSVRIPNDDEGTTGAITSLLVLVPPSKPICRIQGAAEYWQNITLTCMSEEGSPQPLYAWRTYSVENIPRQLPPRTTEKDGALSLFNISRDTSGFYICTSENRIGSSSCNLTLAVTPGSMNVGSTALIIVGVLAGLVFLGILIFCCCKKKGKKEKYAEGVPGEAAIYDRDASEAGEQLWDAKPNSETKHVNQHEVKDLVPQTINSVGRAAPRMEDDQHSYYSGEEKNDGKGSDVDSRPYQDDQQDCRRGSRDQLDAERDRYGGSRDRLDDQRDTYRGSRDRLDDQRDTYRGSRDRLDDQRDTYRGSRDRLDDQRDTYRGSRDRLDDQRDTYRGSRDRLDDQRDTYRGSRDRLDDQRDTYRGSRDRLDDRRDRSGGSRDRLDYTDDQNRQGY, from the exons atgaacacaaagagGCATTTTGGATGGCGAAAGCTATTTCTGCTGGTCACAG tgcttCCCTGCTGCAGGAGTTTGCAGGTTTCTATTGCAGAGAAAGAATATGAGGTTGCAAGAGGAGGTGATATTACTATGACCTGTACCTTCATCCCAGCAAGACCAGTCACCAATGCACTCGTCCTCACATGGGAAGGTAACCCTGACAATGATGGTGAACCAATG cTCTCAGTGGCCACCTACTTTCTGAACAATCCGATCGACATTGCACCTGGTTATGATGGCAGAGCCTTTGTGGAGGTTGATGTTAAAAACCAAGTGAGCACACTGCGCTTAACAAATGTGAACATGCAAGACAGCCGCAGTTACCAATGCAGTGTTCGGATCCCCAATGATGATGAGGGAACAACAGGTGCCATCACTTCCCTTTTGGTCCTGG tGCCGCCCTCTAAGCCGATCTGCAGGATTCAGGGAGCAGCAGAGTACTGGCAGAACATCACTCTCACCTGCATGTCTGAGGAGGGATCACCTCAACCCCTTTATGCATGGAGGACCTACAGTGTCGAAAACATTCCCAGACAACTTCCACCGAGGACAACCGAAA AGGATGGAGCTCTATCTCTCTTCAATATTTCAAGAGACACATCCGGGTTCTACATTTGCACATCAGAAAATCGGATTGGTTCTTCCAGTTGCAACTTAACTCTAGCTGTGACACCTG GGAGCATGAACGTTGGATCCACTGCACTTATAATTGTAGGAGTCCTCGCAGGTCTGGTGTTTCTGGGAATTTTGATCTTCTGTTGCTGCAAGAAAAAgggcaaaaaggaaaaatatgcTGAAGG TGTCCCTGGAGAAGCTGCGATTTATGACAGAGATGCTTCTGAAGCTGGAGAGCAGCTCTGGGATGCCAAGCCAAACAGCGAGACAAAGCATGTCAACCAGCATGAAGTCAAAGACTTGGTTCCTCAAACCATCAACAGCGTTGGTAGAGCTGCACCCAGGATGGAGGACGATCAACACAGTTATTATAGCGGTGAAGAAAAGAATGATGGCAAGGGCAGTGATGTTGACTCTCGACCATACCAGGACGACCAGCAGGATTGTCGCCGTGGAAGTCGTGATCAACTTGATGCTGAGCGTGATCGTTACGGTGGCAGTCGTGATCGCCTTGACGATCAGCGCGATACTTACCGAGGCAGTCGTGATCGCCTTGACGATCAGCGCGATACTTATCGAGGCAGTCGTGATCGCCTTGACGATCAGCGCGATACTTACCGAGGCAGTCGTGATCGCCTTGACGATCAGCGCGATACTTATCGAGGCAGTCGTGATCGCCTTGACGATCAGCGCGATACTTACCGTGGCAGTCGTGATCGCCTTGACGATCAGCGCGATACTTATCGAGGCAGTCGTGATCGCCTTGACGATCAGCGCGATACTTATCGAGGCAGTCGTGATCGCCTTGACGACCGGCGTGACCGGTCTGGCGGGAGCCGCGATCGCCTCGATTACACTGACGATCAAAACAGACAAGGGTATTAA